The Ictalurus punctatus breed USDA103 chromosome 6, Coco_2.0, whole genome shotgun sequence DNA segment TCATATCCGGCCGGGACTTCTTATCTGTCTTGGGCGCCTGTCAATCTTTTAATAGACACGCCCCCAACATCCCTTCACTCCGCCCTCATCTCAATCAGTTCTGAAAGGAAAACATGGGATCCCAGCACGTGTGCAAATGTGATCTGTATACAGCGTTGAACTGTGAATGGCTGGCTTTACATAAGgtcgtatcaaattcaaggccttgatgctcacgtacaagaccttgtcttaAACAGCAACCCCCttcctcaacactctccttgaggtttatgttccctcacgcaatctgcgatcgattaatgaCCGACACTTTGCAGTTCCTACTCGGGTCCCTTTCCTGAACATTCAAAGTAACTGTCCGTCAGTGGTGggatgaacttccaacctcaatcggACCtaagaatctgtcactatttaaaaaaacaactaaagacctacctctttcATGAaaacttaactaacccctaacctgccaacccccacattattaaaaaaaaccccaaaaaaccccaTAAAAACTACACTGGCAGttatacctctactctgcgcactttgcttctctagaactcaataaAAGATCTTGTATTATAGCAccacttgtattgttctccgcttgatgtatcactttgcttgtatttcttcatttgtaagtcgctttggataaaaacatctgctaaatgaataaatgtaaatgtaaacaaggtAAGGTAATGCCTTGAATGAACAGCCTTCATAGAAATGTATGTAATGTTATATCCAACAGTAGTGACAATTATTCTAAAAACTCCTCTCTGCTCattataaagaaaagaaaagaaaagtgaggGCACTGTTGACCTTTCTCACAGCAGCAAATACGTATGAGTCAAATTTCATACAACACACTTAATAAACAGACTACATCATCATttgaaagtgatgtcatgacaTTCCTGGATAACACGGGTAACTTAGTCAGTCTAACTGAACTCCACTGACCACCCCAGATCCTGGCGGCAAACAAATCTTGCTTAATCACTCAAGTTCCAGTCTTGGCTAATGCACATACGACAGCCAGTTTCCCCATAGCACTGCAAAGTTAAAATCATCGCAATTGGTAGGGATGGTGAAGATCACGCTACCATTTAACAATGAGTTTGTGATGTGATGATTTTCAGGAAATTGATCCAAAcataacatttgtttttagttgcagatttgggacacagcAGGACAGGAGCGATTCAGAAAGAGTATGGTGGAACATTACTACCGCAGTGTGCATGCTGTGATCTTTGTGTATGATGTAAGCAACCTGGCCTCCTTCGAAAATCTGCCCGAGTGGATTGAGGAGTGTAGGCGCCACTCAGTCCCACTGAACGTGCCCCACATCTTAGTAGGGAACAAATGTGACTTAGGAAGAGGAGAGGTTCCCACCTCATTGGCACAGCGACTAGCTGACAGCTATAATTTCCCCCTCTTTGAGACGTCTGCCAAGGACCCTGCTGAGAAGGAGCATGTGGATGCCATTTTCCTCACCCTGGCCCACAAGCTGAAGAATCACAAGCCCCTGAGGCTGAAACAGCCAAGTGGAAGCACTGCAACACCCCTGACCAGCGAGCAGGAAGAGAAGAAGCTCTGTTTCTGCTGAGAGACGGTGGCTTTGTGTAACTGCCttgaaatgatgatgatgatgatgatgaaatggTAAGATGGTCAGTCTAGATTGGGAActttttgctgtttttaatGGAACAGAAAGACATAGAGGGCAAGCATTATTAACTGTGTGCAATTACCAAAGATGTTCCTTATTCTCGGAAAGCCAGTGTGAGTGTTTACCAATAAATCAGTGCAGTGATTATGAAGGAACAACATGACAGCATTAATGAAGCAAACAAACAGTTGCAGAAATTTTGCACAAGAAAACGATCAAATACTTACATttgaattacattaaaatgcctCATGCATTAGCatgataaaaatatattgtcaAAGCATACAATACTTATTTTACATCACCCTTAAGATCTAGGGCTCATCCATTCTGAGCAACTTGAATtgctgtgttttaaaaaatgttgcttTTCTTTTCATGCTGTTTGTTGTCATATAATGTTGTGCTGTTGTATTTAATTGTTTGCAGTATTTCAGTTACGTTGTGCCTGAGCCAGAATTCAGTGATTTTCAAAGCGATATTTCAGGAGTAAGAAGGGAACCAACTGATGGTGTTCATTATTCTTTGATCACACACTATACATTATAGATATTCGTAACACTTCATAATTCATAATCACTATTTGACATAAATGTGCTGCATCGATTCAGAAGAACTTGAGAAAATCTGTTCTGATTATCTTGCATGATTGAAACCATCCTtactgaggatttttttttttgcacaaatgcAGTGTTGCATAGAATTCAAAATGATATCAGCCGAAGTTACATAAAAGGTGAAATTTAGCTGCTTGATTATAATTGTATCAATGAATAGGACCAGCTTTTTCTGATTAGTGTAAAGAATGGCAGTGAAATATTCTCAAAGCTTGTACTTAACATGATTTGTATCACACAGAGGGACGTATCCATTAACAACACTTAACTACCAGCATGACACCTTGATATATGTAACAACTTACTCGAAGCTCACACTAATTTTACTGCTGGAATGTTACAACCTGCGGGCAGGGACCAGCCCGATGAAGGTACTAATCCAGCCCACCATGTGAATTTAGAAACCCAGCTCTAAATCAAaattgtcttgtggactgtaGTTGAATTGatagcattttaaaaagagCTAGTTTCTGTTATTCCTCTAGGGGGCAAAATAGAGCAGTAAACAAGTATAACAGTTACTGTAACCATGTGTTTTGAAAATAACTAATTGAAGAGTCTTCATGAGACAGAACAAGCACTACAGCTCCAGTGGGCTAGCATGTTAACATGTGATAGCACGTCTTGGTAGCGGATGATTCTATGGGCTATCTTCCTTAATCCTTAACCTAACCTTAATCCATCCGATATATGGCACATTTAGAGCTGGCTTTGGGCTGCAGAGATACATACTTGGATTTCACAGCAGCAAGGGTACAATGCAATGCAATGCAATCACAACTATATtgatatccccccccccccaaaaaaaaaaaaaaaaaaaaccataatcACAGCTCAATTCAAGgttgtacatttatttacatttattattcatttagcagacgcttttatccaaagtgacttacaaatgagaaaatacaagcatttTGTAGCACTACAAATTGTAGAAAatttcaagggggtgaatactttatATATGGTAAAACCACATATATAAAGGGGGGGAACTGTATATATGGTATGAgcataatttttcttttttttgtaatgaattGCAGTGTGTTCGTGTGTTTTGTAAGTGATATACATTCAATCTGTTTGTGCATTCAGAATGTACCTTTCagataaatgaacacatttaagaGGAGTTATTGATTATAGTGTAATGTGGCCCGTTAcgtaaaatgagtttgacactcCTGctttaaaggattttttttttttgcctaaatGAAGAAAGCCTTTaattgtcacatatacagtacaatgtttttattatttttattttacatctgATATGTTCAGAGCTGTGTGAaccaaaaatgtaatattttaaagtcAGTTTTGAGCAGCTTTTTACCTTCTCACCATGAACAGCTGATAAGCTATACCTCCAGAGCAAATAATCTTTCTGTTGAAGGCTTGTGATGGATTGCGTCTCAAATACGATGATGTTTGTTGTTCATGCACCTAGATCAAGCACGTGCTATTCTTGAGTTGAAGAGTGTACATGCAGGTGGTTTCAGGGCACAGGTTTGTTCACAGTAAGAGATGTAGGGCACTTTGTATataggataggataggataTAGGAACCTTTAAGGCAGAATGATTGGATCCCAACATTAAGGCTTGTAATGTGACTGCAGCCTTAGTCCTAAAATCATGCCCCTGTTGTTGCTGATGTCATTTTACATAACTGTGACTACATGACAAACCCCATGtaaatcagttttttttctttcaaaatggaaataaaaccaTCAGCACATGGTCTCCTAGTTAATGTGAATGTAGGCCATAGTAATGAATCATCTTATGTCACTGCACCTTTGAATCTGCTATGAATGAGCATGAGAACAAAAAACCCATGAATCTGAATCCTGAGTGAGAGGGGGAAAGCTTCGGGAATACAATGAAAATAAcaaattttgtgtcattttgagGATGTCTTCAAAATACTCTGTTTTTGTGTAACCATTGTTTGGGATTCATGTAATAAACCAGTCATGAATGTCttagtgaataaaataaataaataaaatatacactgCACTACTGTCCCAtttatttagctatttatttgTATGAGTTATTTGGAAAagatttatacatttacaaagcAAGATCTGATTGCATTATAGTGGCTGTTGAATTAAATGGTTACAGTGTTTGATTAGGGATGTCTGAATTTATGTAATAAATGCATTTGTtgaataaacaaatgcatttgTTGAACATTGAAAATTTTGATTTGGAGAGTAAACATTCAGATTTTTCAGAATTATGCTTTTTGCACTTCTTTAGCAACCAGAATGCTTTGCTTAtactttaataaatgttataaaattcTTGCTATACCCAACTACAAGCCAAAACAATTATAATGGAAACaaatattatttacacatcATCTAGTCCTCTcctaaagtattggaacagtaaggccaagtctttttttgttgctatacactgaagacatttaggtttgagagcaaaagatgaatatgagatgatagagcAGAGTTTCAGCTTTCactttcctgatatttacatctagatgtgttaaacaacttagaacatgacgTCTTTAGTATGAACCCactcatttttcaagtgatcaaacaTATTGGAACATTTGACTGATATGTGTTTCTGGTTACCCAGGTGAGTCCTGtcagattgattgtttaaacaattaatagttCTGAATGTCTTCTCTTTGGTGAGCCCTGAGTTTCACCTGTGCAGACTGCATATGTTcttaaaaaaggataaaacaaTATTGAGACCAGAggatgtctatgggagaaaagcaaagcattttgaaactgagaaaagaTGCACAAGCATCGGGTGTAGCCGATACAACAATTTGGCATGtcctaaaaaaagaaagaaaccaccggTGTACCAACAGCCAGACAtcaaacaggtcagccaagtaaaataacagcagttgatgacaaatAGTGTAAGCGCTGTGACgaaaaaaataacattcagtgacatcaacaacctccacagggcaggcgTGAAGGTGTCACAACCAACTGTTTCAAGAAGACCTTTAGAGCAGATATATAAAGGCTGTACCACAAGATTTACACTACTCATGAGTAGTTAGAATCACAAGACCAAATTGGaattcagaaataaatacagaaattagCCTCAAAAGCTCTGGAACCAAAATTAACATCTACCAAAAGTGATGGAAGGcaaaagtgtggagaaagaaagggatctgctcatgatccaaaacatacaagctcttcagtcaagcatggtggaggtagtgtcatggcttgggcttgcatggctgcttttcgaacaggctcactaatctttattgatgaggtaactcatgatggtagcagcagaatgaattcagaagtctacagaaacattctgtctgacaatttacagagaaatgcatccgacctaattgggaggaacttcatcatgcagcaagataatgactcaaaacacactgccaactcaaaggacttcatcaggagggaggggggtgggtggggttggtcgatatcaaaagtaacagtcagtatgtggtgtcctccagctgctttaagtactacagagcatctcatcctcatggactgcaccagatttgtcagttcttgctgtgagatgttcctccactcttccaccaaggcatttaaaagttctccatcacgtctggggggacacatggttacgtgtaattttccactgcaaggaaaatcagctgtccttcctgtctccctgtagcactgtcttaggcgtcttacattacagacattgcaatTTATTGCTCtagacacatctgcagtcctcaggcctccctgcagcaggcctatggcatgttcacgcaggtgagcaggaactctagacatctttcttctggtgtttttcagagtcagtagaaaggtctctttagtgtcctaacttattgtaactgtaaCCTTAATTGCCTagtgcctgtaaactgttcgtgtcttaaagactgttccacaggtgcatgtgcaataattgtttatggttcattgaacaagcatgaaaaacattgtttaaaccctttccaataaagatctgtaaagcttattttggattttacaaaattatctttaaaataaagtctCCAGAaaagggacttttttttttttgctgagtataggaattatcaggaaatgaaagatgaaattctgctctatcgtctcatattcatatttgaattggccttgatgttccaaagactttcagaggggactgtataatgtatatacaaCAATCAATTCAGTCTCGTCACATTTTTAACTTGTTCTATtcgtgaataaatatttttgctcTGTCCActatagttttttatttatttatttatttattttttttaacattatacGACCCTGTTGATACTGTTACTGTCCACCACTGCAGCACAAAAAGGCACCAGGAAAGTGCAACTACACACAccatgtttttccatttgtctGCCTGTTGCAATACACAGTCAGTGTTGTGATAAGCTAATAATGATAAACTAATAATGATAAACTaatgccagagccatatctctctgcagttctcacctggtttcccactgaagttaAACAGGGTTGAGCATAGCCAGTACCTAGATGGGAAGAcaaaggttgctgctggaagtggtattagtgaggccagcagggggtgctcaccctgtggtctgtgtggggcctaatgtcCCAGTATGGTGACGGGGACAATATACTGTAGACACAGCACTGTCTTCCtaactctctgtggtcattaaaaatcccaggacacttatcgtaaattGTAGGCGTATAACCCCAGTGTGGATAAcctcctggcgaaattcccccattgggccttctctatcatggccccctcaTAATCTCAATCCCTGAATTGTCTACATcattctcctctccactaatagctggtatgtggtgggtgttctggtgcactatggctgccgttgcatcatccaggtggatgctacacactggtggtggttgaggagacctcCAACcccaatactatgtaaagcgctttgagtgtctagaaaagcgctatataaatgtaactgtaaactgtaaataaaacactgctgGATTTCACACCTCAGGGAACGTCAATTGTGAACCTATTAACCTTACTCCACATCATTCCATTATTTTGTGTCACgtttgaaatatataaatagtagCACAATAGTCCGTTGTTGTGGGTCCTAAAATCATTGTGTAATTGTTGGTATGGACCACCAGATGTCGCTACACACTCAACATTACAACAAACATCCCACATTTTAGGATGCAGTAGCAATACAAgcacaaatgttttaatatgttttaaggCAGAATTAATCCACATCCTCTAAATGTGATTTTACTAAAAGTTACGGTCTACATGTAACCTATAGCAATGggttttgttcttcattttgtttgagTGATGGAAATCACAATTCACTATTATATTTAGGCGAATTAGGTCCTTATTAGAGTATTTGACTGCTCCCTTGAATTAAATGGGTTTCATttaaacctcaataactcaaaaagcTTAGAACTAATGCTAACTTGGAGCTAATGTTTTCTGTCACTTGAAAGGTTTATGGAtcaaataaatagacaaaatattattcTACACAGTTAAATAATGTTCACAAAATAAACCTATGCTGGggggaagggggtggggggattaCGTGGctttatttgatatttaaagGGTCCAGACGGTTTGAGAACCCCTTGCAGGTAATCTGAATGGATAAAATCTTTCGGTAAAAGAAATTCTCTGTTGTAAGGTTCTCTGCATCTATAACCTTAACGGGTCCCCCGgagggacaaactgaagaataaataaagagtgGGTGATGAAAATGGAAAACGGTTCAAGTACACTAAGGGTATAGGCgtggttaaaaataaacaggacCTGCGTTAAAGTCATGTGCTTTGGCTGTTTACAAAACATATACTTTTACCAGGGATGACGCCAAGCAGTGTAACTCAACCGGAAAGCTAAAAGAAGCGTGGCAACATACTATACAGTCCTAAATAGTAAGTCCAAACAGTGTGCGCGGCCGAGTGTCCTTTACTCATTAGTACAGCAGTAGGCTATGCGGTATGGCACGTAGCCACGAGCGGTGATGCGTAGACCCCGCCCCTTGCCCCGCCCCCCGTGGAAGTCGGGGAATATTTAAAAGCAAAGCCGCGCTGCTCAGACATGAGAGAGTTCTGCGAGACTGAGAGGCGTTACACATAcgtttttttttggaataatttaGGTTTGCGCTTGGGATACGCTTCCAGAATGAAGTCACCAAAGATAAAGCCTCAGAGTAAATGTAAGTTCAAGTCTTCCCTcatggttgaggtcagggtacAGGTACAGCTCTCTTACCTGCAAAGGTCAAGCCTATAGGGGTTAAGTGTTTTGGTCACAGTTTACTGAGGAATGTTAAGTTTGAAATGCGACTCTTTCAGCTTTCCTTGAGGATGACGACGACCTGAACGCGGTGCTGTGCGAGTTCGACGCAGTCATTGAGGATTTCACTTCGCCGTTTGAGAAGAGACATTTCCGATACGACGAGCACTTAAAGACGATGAAGAGGCGGAGCAGCGCGAGCGTCAGCGACAGCGGCATCAGCGACTCCGACAGTAAGTGACAGAGCTGTGAGATCAGATCATAATCATAACCATACCTCACTAAAGTCATCCATCATTTCAGGTGTTTAGGAGTAATGACTCCACGTCACATCACATGAATTCATGATATACCATTTCTCATAGCTTGGTCACGTGATTTAGAAATCCCCAAACTTGCATGAATATGAATAGAaattacagtttaaatgaagAACTGTTGAAGTGAAACCCTGGCTCTAAGCTGTGAAGGCACATGACCCGTTGCTTTGCATCTGATTTGTATAAAACCTGAACTCTTTATgtggcatctctctctctctctctctctctctctctcacacacacacacacacacacacacacagagaggaaaaaataatagtaaCTTCTTACTTAAAACCATACACCTTTTGTATATTTCTGGAAACGTGGCTacagtgtacctttaaaaatgCCTTAAAGGTTTACTACAGGAACCTTTCTAGGTAAAAGGTGCATAATAAAAGTACGAAAGACATACTCTTGAGAGTGCCACCCCAAGAACAAGGAGTAGTACAccttagtatttttttttccctgagagTGTGCAGATGAAATGAACGGCCCTACACAAGGCCTTGGTAATTTCTTTTTGCGCAAAACCTTATTATATAATCTAAGACATATTTTTGTGTTCCTTCACAATTTATCTGACAACCTCTTCGTTCATAATCAGGTCACTCTGCCTCACAAAGTTGGAGTGAGCGCTTTCTTATCAAAGTTTTTTTCCCTGATCTAGATAATATCTGCATACATGTGATTATAATTCTGGAGCCGGTGCTATACGAAGCAAAAACAGTCTGCGCTCACGGATTTGTCTGAGCCGGGAGTCTGGAAGATTTCTCAAAGCAGACAGGCTGAATTGGCAGCGCTGATGTTGGGGCTTCTGATGTGTGGAAAGTCTGAACCTCTGAACCTCAGCTCAGCCAAGAAAGATGATTAAGTGTCTAACATGTAGTTTTCAGTGCAGTCTGGAGAATACAGGATATCATTTTCAAGTTCAACACTCACATTTTCACTTCAATCCTTTTAGTTAGCTAAATGAAAGGAGTTTGTATCCTGGGCAATGTGAGGAACCATAAAACAAAgtatttatactttttatcaGACAATATCTAAGGTAACATGTTGTATTTCATTGCAGTGGCGTATATTGTCCAGAACATTCCTCCAGAAGTTTTCAAACGGGTTTTAAACGTGTCCAGTATCGTTACTGACTAGACTCTAGCACTTGATTTTTTACTGATATTTTCAGTTTATGAATCTTTAAAGTCCGTAAGTGCTTGGTAACATTGCACTGAAAGTCACTCTAGATAAAAGCGTTTGTAAATAGAGCCAATGATTTTAGAGCTCGAGTTCTCTAAAGGATTATAACCAAATAAATTCCAAAATAAATGTGCATGCATTTCTCAGTCGCActcaattatataaataaatgcataaattaaACAGTAATGAAGCCTTTCTTCACATTACATCCTGGAGAAAGTAGTCACATTTTGTGGTGTCCTAAAACATCTCAAAGCCATGGTTATGTCACTCTCAGTTCTTCACTATTCAGTGTGGAATGCAAGGGACATGTGCTTCTTCTGCCAAAGAAGGCTTTGttgcgagtgagagagaaaacactATTCACAACACGGAGGTGCGCAGGACTCTGTGGAGCCTAACACAGAGGGCCAAAACTGAGCACACTCCACGCTTCCTGTAGCAGCATGCCTGTGTGTGAACTCTGAGCAGGGATAAGAATAGCTAAACATGAAGATGGGAGTGCTGTTTTTCTCACAGAGAAGACCATGCTCACTGTGGCCTTTGGCTGCCAATTATCCTGCCAGTGGGTGGGAGTGTTAAAGGGGATGGAGAGGAAGGAATTGTAGTCGCATGTTTTTACCACCCtcatgctttctttctctccgcAACAGGTGCAGAGTCTCTCAACAGAAACAGCTTCAGCTTCAGCGATGAGAGGCTCAATTCTCCCGTGTTCTCGCCTTCACCTACCAGCCCTTCAGTCACATCGCCCAAACGTGAGTGTCtggatgtttacatttatagtatttgtcaaatgatttattttttatccagAAGTGTTTAACTCCGTCACAGACGAGttagtatagtgtgtgtgtgtgtgtgtgtgtgtgtgtgtgtgtgtgtgtgtgtgtgtgtgtgtatataaataaatatatatatatatatatatattttaatttagtgAGCACTAGAGGTAATATATAAACGCTTGTTTCTTTTTGACTTTGgtaatattttaattacagcAAAACTTGGTGACACAAAGGAACTGGAAGACTTCATTGCTGACCTTGATAAGACATTAGCAAGTAAGTGACTGAAATGCTATGTGAGGGCCAACTCCTGTAACTATATAACTATACATGTCTCTGAATCAGCGGAGCTCAGTTTGTTTTGAAGTGCTCTTAACTTCAAAACGTAACATGCCTCAGAGATCAtggaatgtgtgtatgtaaaatgCAGAATGAACACTGTACATATCCGTGAGCGGAGTGGCTTCATGGAAAGCTTTGCATTTTATGTGTTGTTTTGCTTCGCCGCTTGTAACTGAATGCTCTCCAGTCTGAGCTTCCGGACAGTTAAAATAGACAGTTAAGGTTTACAAAGCTGCAATCCTGATAGTGTGACTGTTCATTAAAACCAAACCTGTCAACTTTTACAGCTAATAACCAAAGGAGCTTCACTAACTGTACCCTCTGTGTACTTGTTCTGCTGTAGGCATGTGACCTGGAGTTAGTTACCAAGTTTAACTCCATCAGGAAGAGCAAGCAGACAGCAGGCCACACTGGACAGGCACAGTCATGGGCCTACACGATGATGAAACTCATGAAGACATCTCTCTGTTTCATTCATAAACACCTACACTATAAGGACTCATTGTGCTTCCTCTGGAAAACTTGATCTGGAAGATTATTTAAATGGCTTTTtatagaaattattattatttgtaattgtATAGAGCCGGTTACTGTAAATTTTATCCGTCTtttgtgaatatatatttttgtattcttATGTAAATAGTAATTGCATCAAAGTCTATCGCTTTGTTATAAGAAGCTTTTCGATTATTAATTGACCTTAACAGAAATGCACACTTAATTCACTAGAAAAACTGGAAAGCATCATtaagtgtatttaatacaactacagtgccctccactaacattggcacacttggtaaatatgaacaaggaaggctgtgaaaaattgtctttattgtatatatttgatgtatttagatacatcaaaatcaacacaaaaatggtttactgacaacAAAATGAAGAttctgccatggccatcccagtcccctgacttgaaacccatagaaatcctgtggggtgaactgaagaggagagtccaccagcgtggacctcgaaatttgaaggatctggagagattctgtatggaggaatgatctcagatcccttgccatgtattccccaacctcatcaggcataataggagaagactcagagctgttatcttggtaaaaGGGAGGTAgcgcaaagtattgactaaaagggtgccaataattgttgcacacctatatttaacaaagatatatttttgataaacctatattgtgtttgcagttgtttgatatccatgagagcagggtatttttgtgaatttttttttaacaaaaggttaaacaataaatacaaattttcagttttctttgctcaaatttaccaagggtgccaatattagtgtaggTCACTAAACCtgagattaaaataaataaaaaaaactgtgacTTTAAAGTATGCCTGTgttatgtttagtttttttttttcttgtggtttTGGGGTCCATAATATTTTCTAACTAGAAAAGTGAAGTTTTCCACTCAAGCAAAATTCGAGAATATTGCACATGTAAAAATAGATTCTATATATACACGATGTTGGAGTTTGTTTTGACTAGAGCTTTGCTGAGTCATTCAGTGCAGTAAATTAAATTCGACGCAGTCTGTAAATGGTTTACCACACAGTAGGGGTCTCGGCTTGTGAGCAGTTGTCCTGCAGAATATTTGACAGCTGGTCACCACCTCAGAGAGCTTTAAGTCAGTCTAAAGTCAGAAAAGCAGACATGAAGATGAAGTGACCTGCTCTGTTTCATCTATACTGTACACGGCTCCAGTAAAATCACTGCATCATTTCTGCATTAAACCCCATGATACTTAATGCATGATGCTGGGAAATATCAACTTCTGCCCTGTTTAGTCAAAGCAATGAGGATTACTAATAAGCGCAAGGGTGAAAAAGCagaataacccagacattcatACTCATGAGTCAGTACATGACCTTAGCACAGTCCAGCTTAACTtttatttgttgtgttgataATATATGAAGCAGAAGTGGCTTTGgtatgtgctttttttcttaataaagTTGACACAAACTACAGGCTATATTACAGCAGCTGTCCTTCACTTGTATGGACTGGGCAGCAGCCAGTGTATTCAAGCTACAGGCCTAAGGCAACCCAGTGTCAAATATACTGACACAACAGATTAATGCTCTGAGCTGGgttctgtcatttttaaaactgaatTCCCACTTGGCAGCAGCAGGCACCGTTCTGGCAGTGCTGTCAGTGTAAGTTTGGCAGACAGCAGAGAACCAGTGGTCTGGAAGTGTGGGAAAGTGTAAATGGCAGGTGACAACTGTGTCTCCTACCCTGTGGGACAGAGGAACACTGGAG contains these protein-coding regions:
- the zgc:101559 gene encoding ras-related protein Rab-33B-like translates to MAAEHQNADPDTATVCDRDSLANDSFQDSFQTRVFKIIVIGDSNVGKTCLTYRFCEAKFLKNPEATIGVDFREKTLELGGENIKLQIWDTAGQERFRKSMVEHYYRSVHAVIFVYDVSNLASFENLPEWIEECRRHSVPLNVPHILVGNKCDLGRGEVPTSLAQRLADSYNFPLFETSAKDPAEKEHVDAIFLTLAHKLKNHKPLRLKQPSGSTATPLTSEQEEKKLCFC
- the rgcc gene encoding regulator of cell cycle RGCC translates to MREFCETERRYTYVFFWNNLGLRLGYASRMKSPKIKPQSKSFLEDDDDLNAVLCEFDAVIEDFTSPFEKRHFRYDEHLKTMKRRSSASVSDSGISDSDSAESLNRNSFSFSDERLNSPVFSPSPTSPSVTSPKPKLGDTKELEDFIADLDKTLASM